In Eulemur rufifrons isolate Redbay chromosome 2, OSU_ERuf_1, whole genome shotgun sequence, the sequence ggtaccaaaataaataaataaaggaatgtaaGCTAgctcatgcatttttaaatattatctacaTGCTGAAATGACAATAGTTTGGGTGTATACTGTTAAATAAAAtggtattaaaattatttgagctgatatctttttaccttttcaatgtggctgctagaaaaatttaaattaaacacGTGCCTCACACTATATGTCTATTGGAGGCAGCGCTCTAGACTTAAGGAGAAAATTCCTTATATGCTTCGTGCCTTTTGTAACCCCCATTTTCAAGGTCAGATCAACACAAAGAAAGTTTTAAGACACCTTCTAGACAGCGTGCAGGTGCGTAAACGTGCATGTATGTCTATTTCTCTAGGCGACACAATGCAAGCATGCAAAtgagtgtgtggtgtgtttcTGTGAGCAGATTGTGACTGGAAGTGTGTGTGCAAgcgtgcgtgtgtttgtgtgtgtgtgtacacagatAGATGGGTGAGAATAAGAAATCTGGAGTCTCCAGGTGGAAGGGAAACTGTACCTCCAGGTTTCTGCCCAAGCAGGAGATAAGAGGTATGTGACTCTGCCCTCGTCCCAGATGTGGGTGCGGCGTTCCAGTGGTTAGTCCCTGTTGCCTCACATCCGTGCCTTTCCTCCACTGGGCCTTGGAGAAGTAGCACTTCttggggtggagctgaggggtGGGACTGGAAGTATGGGGGGTGCCCAGGAATCCTACCTCCAAGCCCTGCTGCCCTTACCCTAAAAGGTGGGACGCTGAGGAGTCACAGCTTGAGATagagaagaagtaggagaatgaggTTCCTccgggtacacacacacacacacacacacacacgcacacagcttCCTATAAAGTTTCCCACCACTCTGTTCTGTCCCCAGGTCTAGGGGCTTCCCTTCCTGGCCCTCCCTGAGACCTCTGGTCTCCTAAGACCCTCCTTAATCTAGGGGCAATGATGCCCTAGGCTGACAGGAGGGCCGTGGTTCCCTAAAAAGAGGAGAGGAGGCTGGCTCCTCTTTCCTGTCCCTGGCCCCTAGATTTCCCCATCTGCCTCGACATCTTCCGGTGGGCGGGGATGTGTGTGAACAAACTAGCAGGCTGTGGGCCGTGGGAGCTAAGGAAAGTACATACACAGAAGGTACCAGAAGTACCAGAGGGTCGAGATGCAGGCGGCTGCCTTCAAGGACAAGAAACGGGGGTCCCCGGCCCATCGGGAAGGTTAGGAACGTcgaggtgggaagggagagggtggAAGGAGACATGGGATGGGAGAGGtaaggggctggaggtgggggctggaagGCTCCTTTCCCTCCaagatgtgtgcatgtgtgtgtgtgtctgtgtgtgtgtgtgagagagagagagagaatatgtcaCCCAAACCCCCACATACACCCACTCTGCTTAACTAAGAAGCAGATCTTAGTTCCTTgctccttatttattttatttgttttagcgacagggtctcgttctgtcaccgaggctggagtgcagtgtcgcaatcatagctcactgcaaccttgaactcctgggctcaagtgatcctcagcctcccgagtagctgggactacaggcgagcaccatcttgcctggctaatttttaaatttatttatttattttgagagatggggtctctctatgttgcccaggctgattttgaactcctggcctcaagcgatcctgcctgccttggcctctcaaagagctgggattacaggcttgactCACCACATCCAGCCCTCCTcattgcttgtttgttttaccCCCAGAATTGTGTTGTGTGCAGACATTGGGTGAACCAAGGTCTCTGACCACCCTCCCCACAACCCCCAGAGCTCTGGGCAGGTGTTCACAACCCCTTCTACTGACCCACACACAGGTGCCAAGGACCCTGACTACGAGAATATCACCTTGGCCTTCAGAAACCAGAACCAGCCAAAGGGTGGTCACCCACCGCTCACGAGTCAAGGTGAACAGATGCCCACCTGCCCTCATCCCGCAGCCTTGGGAAGGGGTGAGTGTGGGAGGGCACTGAAGGAGGCTGAATGGTGTGCAGTGTGGTGGCATCAAGATGGTGGCAGGGGTGGCTTTGTAGGTGGTCACAGGGATGGAGTATCTGAAATGCTGGGGACGGTGTTGTTGATTGACTTGGCAAGGGTTTGGGGGGAAGTGTTAGTGAGAGTGGATGTAAGTGACAGGGTGTTGAATTAGGAAGGAAGTCAATAGAACTGGTGAGGTCAGTTGACCGTGACAATGTTGGCAACCACGGTGCTGGTGCCACGCTTCTTATACAGTCTGCAAAACCATAAGCCAGGtgatttctttataaatcacccagtctcggGTACTCCTTTATAGCAACTCAAAACAGACTTGTGGGCACTGACATTGGCCAGTGTTGGTGATGGAGTTAGTAAGGGTGTCTGGCAGTGTTAGGGATAATCACTGAAAGTGAATGTTGGTGGCAGTGTCGTGGATGGTCACAGCTGCTGATGGTGTTGGGAAGAGTGAGTTGTCCATGGTGGACAGTCTGAGTGATGGTGCTGGGCGCTGGTGGGTCACCTGGCCTGTTTCTCCACCCcattcccagcccagcccaggtcaCCCTCGGACCCTGCCCAGGTCCCCCGCTGGTTGTACAGGGCCATCCTGAGCCTGTACATCCTCCTCACCGTGGCCTTATTGTTTTGCATCATTCTCTCGGCTCTAGTCCTGGTGAAAAGTAAGTGTTTATTCTTGGGGGGTGTGGGGCAACGGGGAACCTGCAGTTTCCACCctatctctttttattatttcaaaatattaaggtggtacaaatgtttttgttgcccggatagcttttataatactTTCGTCAGCGCTATAAAtttttagatttagatttttatttctttctgtgcccattaatttagtttcaaattattagagagcacacatggtgtttgtttttccattctggagatatttcacttaggataacggtctccagttccatccaaattgctgcaaaagacattaattcatttctttttatggctgagtcgtactccatggtatacagataccacattttctttatccactcatgaattgatgggcacttgggttgatgccacgtctttccaattgtgaactgtgctgcaataaacattcaagtgcaggtgtctttttgataaaatgacttttttcctttgggtggatacccagtagtgggattgctggatcgaaggGTAggctacttttagctctttgaggaatcttcatactgttttctgtacAGGTTGTACTAATGTGCAGTCCCAGCCACCACCCTgcttcttccctcccccacactctcttcctctcccttccccccagcgGAGGAGCTTGAAGGGTTTTCCTGTTCCCTCTTGAACAGATTCTGAGATGTCCAAGGAGGTGCGGAATTTGAAAACGGAGCTTTGGAATGGTGAGCAGAGAGGGTCTGGGGCAGAGCCATGGGGTTCTGGCAGGGCTCGGGAGAGGGGTGGCCGCACAGACACCTTTATTCCATGCCCTCAGTGTCAAACTTGATGCAAGAATGTgagaagaggcaggagaagggCTTCCACCCTGTTCAGCAGAGCATCGGCGAGGTCAGGAAGAAGGTGGAGAACTTGGCGACACAGCTAGCAGGTGCCGGAGCAGCCCTGTCCTCCGTGGGGTGCTCAGTCACCGGACTGGGGGCAGACGATTCAGGGGAGGAGACAGCGGGGGTCCTGCCCTCTCACAGCTCAGGGTTTGGAGGGGTGATGGGTGCTGCCCTCCGAGTCACTCAGGAGCTATTTAAAGGCAGCTAGGAATGGGCACCCCAAATACATAGGCTCTGCTGCACTGCAGGCTGGGGGTTGGCCAGAGACGGGGCTTTGTCTGAGGTTCCACCCAGCTTCAGCTGTCCCCATTCACCACCCCGCcccaacagaaataaagaaaatcaatacaaACATAGAGAAAGCCTTACAAGATCTGAAGAAGCCAAATGCATGTAAGTTGGGGCACAGGGAGATGGATGAGGGTGGGGCCTCAGATGTGGCCCCGGCTCCTGTCCCAGGGGCAGGATCTGCCTGACTGTGGGTCTCTCCCCCTAACCCCCATAGCCCCATCTTGAACAAATGAGACGCCATCGTAGCCACAGCATGAAGGACGGGATTGCACCTGCCAATGAAAATGGAAAGTGGAAATAGAGCCTCCACATCTATTGTGAACCTGCCTCTCGGCCCAAATATAGAAAATCTTGTGTCGTGGTGAATGAGTGTTGCGGAGTTGCtctcaagtgtgtgtgtgtgtgtgtgtgtgtgtgcaagcatTTTGTGGAGGGTGATGATGAATGTTGGAGTCACAGTGAGTGTGGTGTGCATGCCCCTGTCACGTGACATATGTGAGGATAGGCATGTCATGGTGGGTGGCTGTCAGTGTCAGTGTGTCACTGTGAGTGTAGTATTGGTGACATGCATCACACGTGCCTGTCTCCTTGTCCACGTAAACGTGCATGAGTGTACTGTGGTATGTTGCGTGTATACACATGTCATGGTGGGAGGTGTGTGGTGCACACTGCTATAAATGTGAGGGTCGCAGTGTGTGCCTTGCACTCCCTGTGCCAGAGCTCAATTATGTCACCCTGTGTGTTCAGGGCACATATCCATTTATTTCTGCACTCAGGTTTTGTGATTGGGGAAGATAAACGAATAAAGTGGAGGGAAAACCACGTGGCTTTGGGACCAGTTACTGGGGCGGCTGAGGGGTCTCAGGACCTGGAAGGAGGTCTTCCAAGTGCTTGGActtggggatgggaggagtgaaAACCCTGGGACACCAGGGTGGGTGAGAATGAATGCCCTGTGTGAGTACTTGTGTGTCTGTGAACGTGGCGCTGAGCCCCGGTGCCCCCGAATGTACGTGGCCTGAGTGTACAATGCCTGCCTGAGTGTACCTGGGCCCACAGATAATTATACGAGCTCCTAAGCGTGTACCCACGAATGTAATTGTGCCTGCGAGCATATTCGCGCCACTGAGCACATACCCAAGGTGTAATGACCCCAAATGTGCCATGCCCCACGGCTTAGGGACGTACTTGAGACAAGAGAACGTGCCCAAGGACATAGATGTCCCTAGAGACAGGAGCACGTGCCTGTGTAGAAGGGCATGCATGTGCCCCTGAGACAACAGACGTGTGCCCACTGTCATATGCGTGCCCCTGAGCAGGTGACCACGCGTGCTACTGTCCCTCTGATCGCAGACCACCCAAGGCCGGCGACACACACCCCTGGCCACACGGAGAGCAGCGATCTGAGCCACTGCCCTCGCCACTCCGTCTGGCCCAGCGGACACGCGCGCCCCCTTGCGGCCGCCCTCGGGCTCCGCCGCGCGCGCCCCGCCCACCCACACGCCCCGCCCATCCAAGGCCCGGCTCGCCTCGCGCCTGCGCACGCCACGCCTTTTACGGCGCCGTAAAGCAGCTCGGCCGAGCGGACAGCCGCGGTTCCCGGTGAGAGCCCTGTTGGCCCGCGACCCCTGCCCGTGCCGGGCCTTGTCCGCTCCCCGCCCTCTC encodes:
- the MCEMP1 gene encoding mast cell-expressed membrane protein 1, with product MQAAAFKDKKRGSPAHREGAKDPDYENITLAFRNQNQPKGGHPPLTSQAQPRSPSDPAQVPRWLYRAILSLYILLTVALLFCIILSALVLVKNSEMSKEVRNLKTELWNVSNLMQECEKRQEKGFHPVQQSIGEVRKKVENLATQLAEIKKINTNIEKALQDLKKPNASPS